A window of the Hypomesus transpacificus isolate Combined female chromosome 22, fHypTra1, whole genome shotgun sequence genome harbors these coding sequences:
- the si:dkey-162b23.4 gene encoding sodium/hydrogen exchanger 9B2 isoform X2, giving the protein MEEAQPKPPTPVPSPAHSRVPSPVSDIPAAPAANHTEQHLSVNQIQVVVRRCSSPNVTEETTYFIPHNPVVDASTNTDPPVVCCPLLCRICPCPPRGLWASLVTKVLLAAVLFAAVWSITEKECLPGGNLFGITVLFICAVTGGKLVALVRLPKLPPFPPLLGMLLMGFLLRNIPVVNDAVYIDFRWSASLRNIALAVILSRAGLGLDGSALRKLKAVCMRLGVGPCVIEACTVAVVSHFLMGLPWVWGFILGFVLGAVSPAVIVPSMLILQKDGYGVEQGIPTLLMAAGSFDDILAITGFTTCLGVAFATGSTWYNVGRGALEVAGGLLVGGLLGGLIRYFPSPDQKHVVMKRSFLVLGLAVFAVFGSNVAGLPGSGGLCTLVLSFLAGLGWSKAKVPVEEVVGRAWDVFQPLLFGLIGAEIRLSKLDGHTVGLGIASLAIALLVRVLFTFVCVLCSGFNFKEKLFISLAWLPKATVQAAIGSTALDMARTKDDQQLQKYGMDVLTVAVLSILLTAPIGALIIGLSGPLLLQKPRNSSWGKVGECPGDTESPITYESTL; this is encoded by the exons ATGGAGGAAGCTCAGCCTAAACCACCTACACCCGTGCCCAGCCCAGCACACAGCCGAGTACCCAGTCCCGTCTCGGACATACCCGCTGCTCCAGCAGCCAATCATACAGAG CAACATCTGAGTGTGAACCAGATCCAGGTGGTGGTCCGGCGTTGTTCCAGCCCTAACGTCACAGAAGAGACCACCTATTTCATCCCTCACAACCCTGTGGTTGACGCCAGCACCAACACCGACCCGCCTGTggtctgctgccccctgctgtgcAGGATATGCCCCTGCCCGCCCAGAGGCCTGTGGGCCTCACTTGTGACTAAAG TGCTGTTGGCTGCAGTACTCTTTGCAGCAGTGTGGTCTATCACAGAGAAGGAGTGTCTGCCAGGTGGGAACCTGTTCGGTATCACCGTGCTTTTTATCTGTGCAGTCACCGGGGGAAAACTAGTGGCCCTCGTACGCCTGCCCAAACTGCCACCCTTTCCTCCACTCCTTG GCATGCTGTTGATGGGCTTCCTGTTGCGTAACATCCCTGTGGTGAATGATGCAGTTTACATTGACTTCAGGTGGTCTGCCTCCCTGAGGAACATAGCCCTTGCTGTAATCCTAAGCAGAGCAGGCCTGGGATTGGATGGCTCA GCATTGAGGAAGCTGAAAGCAGTTTGCATGCGGTTGGGAGTGGGACCCTGTGTGATTGAGGCCTGCACTGTTGCTGTGGTCTCTCACTTTCTCATGGGCCTACCGTGGGTTTGGGGCTTCATCCTGGG CTTCGTTCTGGGGGCAGTGTCCCCTGCTGTTATTGTCCCCTCTATGCTGATTCTGCAGAAGGACGGCTACGGCGTTGAGCAGGGCATCCCCACCCTGCTGATGGCTGCTGGCAGCTTTGATGATATCCTAGCCATAACCGGCTTCACCACCTGCCTGGGTGTAGCCTTTGCCACAg GCTCCACGTGGTACAACGTGGGGAGAGGGGCACTGGAGGTGGCAGGAGGTCTGCTGGTCGGAGGTCTGCTTGGGGGTCTGATCCGCTATTTCCCCAGCCCAGACCAG AAACACGTAGTGATGAAGCGGTCATTCCTGGTGCTAGGCCtggctgtgtttgctgtgttcGGCAGCAATGTAGCAGGCCTCCCTGGCTCCGGAGGCCTGTGTACTCTGGTGCTCTCATTCCTGGCTGGTCTGGGCTGGAGCAAGGCCAAG gtccCTGTGGAGGAAGTAGTGGGCAGGGCCTGGGATGTGTTCCAGCCGTTGCTCTTTGGTCTAATAGGGGCAGAGATAAGACTCAGCAAGCTGGATGGGCACACTGTTG GCCTGGGCATAGCCTCTCTGGCTATTGCTCTTCTGGTACGAGTGCTCTTCACTTTCGTCTGCGTGCTGTGTTCCGGCTTCAATTTCAAGGAGAAGCTTTTCATCTCCCTGGCTTGGCTCCCCAAAGCCACCGTACAG GCAGCAATTGGCTCCACCGCTCTGGACATGGCTCGCACCAAGGATGACCAGCAGCTGCAGAAATACGGCATGGATGTGCTGACCGTGGCGGTGCTCTCTATTCTCCTCACTGCCCCCATAGGGGCCCTGATCATCGGCCTCAGTGGGCCACTGCTGCTCCAAAAACCAAGGAATTCTTCCTGGG GCAAGGTTGGGGAGTGCCCCGGCGACACAGAGAGCCCTATCACCTATGAGAGTACCCTCTGA
- the acy3.2 gene encoding N-acyl-aromatic-L-amino acid amidohydrolase (carboxylate-forming) B isoform X4, protein MEQVSFPPLSRVAVCGGTHGNEMSGVYVVREMQRQKVEKVGSASVTTVISNPRAVEVCRRYTDTDLNRCFTDDILSSPVTDASPYEVGRAQELNLQLGPKGSAEAVDLLCDLHNTTSNMGLCIISYSFSDWVCLHIYKHIQKITSIPVRLILLDIPLSEAYSQESLGKHGIGSVFEGGKLEVFTFMSVVDYPRHPETNQIMAGIHPQLQDRDFCLLQKGDPIFLSFLGETVHYEGEEPLYPFFVNERAYYEKNIAFRLARKKMITIPCLQVNKD, encoded by the exons ATGGAACaggtctctttccctccattgtCCCGGGTTGCTGTCTGTGGTGGTACCCATGGCAACGAGATGTCAGGAGTGTATGTGGTGAGGGAGATGCAGAGGCAGAAGGTGGAGAAGGTGGGATCAGCTTCAGTTACCACAGTGATATCCAATCCGCGAGCTGTGGAGGTCTGCAGGAGATACACAGATACAGATCTCAATCGTTGTTTCACTGATGATATACTGAG CTCCCCGGTGACAGATGCCAGCCCATATGAAGTGGGTCGTGCCCAAGAGCTGAACCTCCAGCTGGGGCCCAAGGGGAGTGCAGAGGCTGTGGACTTGCTTTGTGACCTGCACAACACCACGTCCAACATGGGCCTCTGTATCATCTCCTATTCCTTCTCTGACTGGGTCTGCCTCCACATCTACAAGCACATCCAG AAGATAACTTCTATACCTGTGAGGTTAATCTTGCTGGATATACCCCTTTCTGAGGCTTACTCCCAGGAATCTCTGGGAAAGCATGGCATAG GAAGTGTCTTTGAAGGGGGTAAATTGGAGGTGTTCACTTTCATGAGTGTGGTTGACTACCCAAGACACCCTGAGACAAATCAAATCATGGCAGGTATCCACCCCCAACTACAG GACAGAGACTTCTGTCTTCTCCAGAAGGGGGACCCGATTTTTCTGTCGTTTTTGGGGGAAACGGTGCATTATGAAGGGGAAGAGCCACTCTATCCATTCTTTGTGAACGAAAGAGCATACTACGAGAAGAATATTGCCTTTCGCCTAGCACGGAAGAAAATGATAACTATTCCATGCTTGCAAGTGAATAAAGATTGA
- the cldnd1b gene encoding claudin domain-containing protein 1b, whose protein sequence is MVDNRYATALVIGSVLSLLATVYLSVAIGTQHWYQYHSLPMKIEASNISKLREEFIHGEFDERAYSDTLFQLNGILGLWWRCILVPGKSHRFKEPDPTMVTQCVSFTLPQQFNPKYKEPGNHNSGEDLLRTYLWRCQFLLPLVSLALVFLSGLIGVCACLCRSLTPTLGVGVLHLLAGLCSLGTVCCFLAGMDLLHRASDLPKGVDGSLGWSLYLALISSPLQMMSAALFLWAARSHRQTYTRMTAYRVA, encoded by the exons ATGGTAGATAACCGCTATGCGACAGCCCTGGTCATTGGGTCAGTTCTGAGCCTTCTAGCTACAGTCTATTTATCTGTCGCCATCGGAACCCAGCACTGGTACCAGTATCACAGTCTGCCTATGAAAATCGAAGCTAGCAACATCTCAAAGCTTCGGGAAGAGTTCATCCATGGCGAGTTTGATGAGAGGGCCTACAGTGACACTCTTTTCCAGTTGAATGGGATTCTGGGACTGTGGTGGAGATGTATCTTGGTGCCTGGAAAGTCACACAGGTTCAAAGAGCCTG ATCCCACAATGGTTACCCAGTGTGTGAGCTTCACTCTGCCACAACAGTTTAATCCTAAGTATAAGGAACCAGGGAACCATAACAGTGGAGAAGACCTGTTGAGGACCT ACCTGTGGAGATGTCAGTTCCTACTGCCCCTTGTGTCCCTGGCCCTGGTCTTCCTCAGCGGGCTGATCGGGGTGTGCGCCTGCCTGTGCCgcagcctcacccccaccctgggAGTGGGAGTACTCCACCTACTGGCAG GACTGTGTTCGCTAGGGACTGTGTGCTGTTTCCTGGCTGGGATGGACCTGCTCCACAGGGCCTCAGACCTGCCCAAGGGTGTGGATGGTTCACTAGGCTGGTCCCTCTACCTggccctcatctcctctccactACAGATGATGTCTGCTGCCTTGTTCCTGTGGGCTGCAAGGAGCCACCGACAAACCTACACCCGTATGACCGCCTACAGGGTGGCATAG
- the si:dkey-162b23.4 gene encoding sodium/hydrogen exchanger 9B2 isoform X1 → MEEAQPKPPTPVPSPAHSRVPSPVSDIPAAPAANHTEQHLSVNQIQVVVRRCSSPNVTEETTYFIPHNPVVDASTNTDPPVVCCPLLCRICPCPPRGLWASLVTKVLLAAVLFAAVWSITEKECLPGGNLFGITVLFICAVTGGKLVALVRLPKLPPFPPLLGMLLMGFLLRNIPVVNDAVYIDFRWSASLRNIALAVILSRAGLGLDGSALRKLKAVCMRLGVGPCVIEACTVAVVSHFLMGLPWVWGFILGFVLGAVSPAVIVPSMLILQKDGYGVEQGIPTLLMAAGSFDDILAITGFTTCLGVAFATGSTWYNVGRGALEVAGGLLVGGLLGGLIRYFPSPDQKHVVMKRSFLVLGLAVFAVFGSNVAGLPGSGGLCTLVLSFLAGLGWSKAKVPVEEVVGRAWDVFQPLLFGLIGAEIRLSKLDGHTVGLGIASLAIALLVRVLFTFVCVLCSGFNFKEKLFISLAWLPKATVQAAIGSTALDMARTKDDQQLQKYGMDVLTVAVLSILLTAPIGALIIGLSGPLLLQKPRNSSWGYSCPFFPVSSGSLGKVGECPGDTESPITYESTL, encoded by the exons ATGGAGGAAGCTCAGCCTAAACCACCTACACCCGTGCCCAGCCCAGCACACAGCCGAGTACCCAGTCCCGTCTCGGACATACCCGCTGCTCCAGCAGCCAATCATACAGAG CAACATCTGAGTGTGAACCAGATCCAGGTGGTGGTCCGGCGTTGTTCCAGCCCTAACGTCACAGAAGAGACCACCTATTTCATCCCTCACAACCCTGTGGTTGACGCCAGCACCAACACCGACCCGCCTGTggtctgctgccccctgctgtgcAGGATATGCCCCTGCCCGCCCAGAGGCCTGTGGGCCTCACTTGTGACTAAAG TGCTGTTGGCTGCAGTACTCTTTGCAGCAGTGTGGTCTATCACAGAGAAGGAGTGTCTGCCAGGTGGGAACCTGTTCGGTATCACCGTGCTTTTTATCTGTGCAGTCACCGGGGGAAAACTAGTGGCCCTCGTACGCCTGCCCAAACTGCCACCCTTTCCTCCACTCCTTG GCATGCTGTTGATGGGCTTCCTGTTGCGTAACATCCCTGTGGTGAATGATGCAGTTTACATTGACTTCAGGTGGTCTGCCTCCCTGAGGAACATAGCCCTTGCTGTAATCCTAAGCAGAGCAGGCCTGGGATTGGATGGCTCA GCATTGAGGAAGCTGAAAGCAGTTTGCATGCGGTTGGGAGTGGGACCCTGTGTGATTGAGGCCTGCACTGTTGCTGTGGTCTCTCACTTTCTCATGGGCCTACCGTGGGTTTGGGGCTTCATCCTGGG CTTCGTTCTGGGGGCAGTGTCCCCTGCTGTTATTGTCCCCTCTATGCTGATTCTGCAGAAGGACGGCTACGGCGTTGAGCAGGGCATCCCCACCCTGCTGATGGCTGCTGGCAGCTTTGATGATATCCTAGCCATAACCGGCTTCACCACCTGCCTGGGTGTAGCCTTTGCCACAg GCTCCACGTGGTACAACGTGGGGAGAGGGGCACTGGAGGTGGCAGGAGGTCTGCTGGTCGGAGGTCTGCTTGGGGGTCTGATCCGCTATTTCCCCAGCCCAGACCAG AAACACGTAGTGATGAAGCGGTCATTCCTGGTGCTAGGCCtggctgtgtttgctgtgttcGGCAGCAATGTAGCAGGCCTCCCTGGCTCCGGAGGCCTGTGTACTCTGGTGCTCTCATTCCTGGCTGGTCTGGGCTGGAGCAAGGCCAAG gtccCTGTGGAGGAAGTAGTGGGCAGGGCCTGGGATGTGTTCCAGCCGTTGCTCTTTGGTCTAATAGGGGCAGAGATAAGACTCAGCAAGCTGGATGGGCACACTGTTG GCCTGGGCATAGCCTCTCTGGCTATTGCTCTTCTGGTACGAGTGCTCTTCACTTTCGTCTGCGTGCTGTGTTCCGGCTTCAATTTCAAGGAGAAGCTTTTCATCTCCCTGGCTTGGCTCCCCAAAGCCACCGTACAG GCAGCAATTGGCTCCACCGCTCTGGACATGGCTCGCACCAAGGATGACCAGCAGCTGCAGAAATACGGCATGGATGTGCTGACCGTGGCGGTGCTCTCTATTCTCCTCACTGCCCCCATAGGGGCCCTGATCATCGGCCTCAGTGGGCCACTGCTGCTCCAAAAACCAAGGAATTCTTCCTGGG GCTACAGTTGTCCTTTCTTCCCCGTTTCTTCTGGATCTCTAGGCAAGGTTGGGGAGTGCCCCGGCGACACAGAGAGCCCTATCACCTATGAGAGTACCCTCTGA
- the acy3.2 gene encoding N-acyl-aromatic-L-amino acid amidohydrolase (carboxylate-forming) B isoform X1: MEQVSFPPLSRVAVCGGTHGNEMSGVYVVREMQRQKVEKVGSASVTTVISNPRAVEVCRRYTDTDLNRCFTDDILSSPVTDASPYEVGRAQELNLQLGPKGSAEAVDLLCDLHNTTSNMGLCIISYSFSDWVCLHIYKHIQKKITSIPVRLILLDIPLSEAYSQESLGKHGIAIEVGPQPHGVVRADIYNAMKEAVDQTLDWVKDFNSGSVFEGGKLEVFTFMSVVDYPRHPETNQIMAGIHPQLQDRDFCLLQKGDPIFLSFLGETVHYEGEEPLYPFFVNERAYYEKNIAFRLARKKMITIPCLQVNKD, translated from the exons ATGGAACaggtctctttccctccattgtCCCGGGTTGCTGTCTGTGGTGGTACCCATGGCAACGAGATGTCAGGAGTGTATGTGGTGAGGGAGATGCAGAGGCAGAAGGTGGAGAAGGTGGGATCAGCTTCAGTTACCACAGTGATATCCAATCCGCGAGCTGTGGAGGTCTGCAGGAGATACACAGATACAGATCTCAATCGTTGTTTCACTGATGATATACTGAG CTCCCCGGTGACAGATGCCAGCCCATATGAAGTGGGTCGTGCCCAAGAGCTGAACCTCCAGCTGGGGCCCAAGGGGAGTGCAGAGGCTGTGGACTTGCTTTGTGACCTGCACAACACCACGTCCAACATGGGCCTCTGTATCATCTCCTATTCCTTCTCTGACTGGGTCTGCCTCCACATCTACAAGCACATCCAG AAGAAGATAACTTCTATACCTGTGAGGTTAATCTTGCTGGATATACCCCTTTCTGAGGCTTACTCCCAGGAATCTCTGGGAAAGCATGGCATAG CAATTGAGGTTGGTCCACAGCCACATGGGGTGGTCAGAGCTGATATCTACAATGCGATGAAAGAGGCAGTTGATCAGACACTAGACTGGGTCAAAGATTTCAACTCAG GAAGTGTCTTTGAAGGGGGTAAATTGGAGGTGTTCACTTTCATGAGTGTGGTTGACTACCCAAGACACCCTGAGACAAATCAAATCATGGCAGGTATCCACCCCCAACTACAG GACAGAGACTTCTGTCTTCTCCAGAAGGGGGACCCGATTTTTCTGTCGTTTTTGGGGGAAACGGTGCATTATGAAGGGGAAGAGCCACTCTATCCATTCTTTGTGAACGAAAGAGCATACTACGAGAAGAATATTGCCTTTCGCCTAGCACGGAAGAAAATGATAACTATTCCATGCTTGCAAGTGAATAAAGATTGA
- the bdh2 gene encoding 3-hydroxybutyrate dehydrogenase type 2: protein MGRLDGKVIVLSAAAQGIGQAAAIAFAKEGAQVTATDINGEKLRELDGYPGIKIKVVDVTKKDQVEALAKDHDHVDVLFNVAGYVHHGSILNTEEADWDFTMDVNVRSMYLMIKAFLPKMLERKSGNIINMASVASSIKGVVNRCVYSTSKAAIIGLTKSVAADFLEQGVRCNCVCPGTVDTPSLRARIQAQPDPEQAFKDFMARQKTGRMCTAEEVAHLCVYLASDESAYVTGTEHIIDGGWRL, encoded by the exons ATGGGTCGTCTCGATGGGAAAGTGATCGTACTGTCTGCTGCAGCTCAGGGGATCGGACAAGCCGCAGCAATA GCTTTTGCCAAAGAGGGGGCTCAGGTCACAGCGACTGATATTAATGGAGAGAAACTGAGGGAGCTTGATGGATATCCAG GAATCAAGATCAAGGTTGTGGATGTGACAAAGAAAGACCAAGTCGAAGCTCTTGCCAAAGACCACGACCATGTCGATGTGCTGTTTAATGTTGCCGG ATACGTGCACCACGGCTCCATCTTGAACACAGAGGAGGCTGACTGGGATTTCACTATGGACGTTAATGTTCGCAGCATGTACCTTATGATCAAGGCCTTCCTGCCCAAG ATGCTGGAAAGGAAGTCTGGGAACATCATAAACATGGCGTCAGTGGCATCCAGTATAAAAG GTGTGGTGAACCGTTGTGTATATAGCACCTCCAAGGCTGCAATCATTGGACTCACTAAATCTGTAGCAGCAGATTTTCTTGAGCAAGGCGTTCGCTGTAACTGTGTCTGTCCCG GGACTGTTGACACGCCATCTCTGAGAGCGAGAATTCAGGCTCAACCAGACCCAGAACAGGCCTTCAAGGACTTTATGGCAAGACAAAAGACGGGTAGAATGTGCACAGCTGAGGAGGTGGCTCacctgtgtgtttacctggccTCAGATGAG TCTGCCTATGTAACTGGGACAGAACACATAATCGATGGAGGATGGAGGCTCTGA
- the acy3.2 gene encoding N-acyl-aromatic-L-amino acid amidohydrolase (carboxylate-forming) B isoform X2 — protein MEQVSFPPLSRVAVCGGTHGNEMSGVYVVREMQRQKVEKVGSASVTTVISNPRAVEVCRRYTDTDLNRCFTDDILSSPVTDASPYEVGRAQELNLQLGPKGSAEAVDLLCDLHNTTSNMGLCIISYSFSDWVCLHIYKHIQKITSIPVRLILLDIPLSEAYSQESLGKHGIAIEVGPQPHGVVRADIYNAMKEAVDQTLDWVKDFNSGSVFEGGKLEVFTFMSVVDYPRHPETNQIMAGIHPQLQDRDFCLLQKGDPIFLSFLGETVHYEGEEPLYPFFVNERAYYEKNIAFRLARKKMITIPCLQVNKD, from the exons ATGGAACaggtctctttccctccattgtCCCGGGTTGCTGTCTGTGGTGGTACCCATGGCAACGAGATGTCAGGAGTGTATGTGGTGAGGGAGATGCAGAGGCAGAAGGTGGAGAAGGTGGGATCAGCTTCAGTTACCACAGTGATATCCAATCCGCGAGCTGTGGAGGTCTGCAGGAGATACACAGATACAGATCTCAATCGTTGTTTCACTGATGATATACTGAG CTCCCCGGTGACAGATGCCAGCCCATATGAAGTGGGTCGTGCCCAAGAGCTGAACCTCCAGCTGGGGCCCAAGGGGAGTGCAGAGGCTGTGGACTTGCTTTGTGACCTGCACAACACCACGTCCAACATGGGCCTCTGTATCATCTCCTATTCCTTCTCTGACTGGGTCTGCCTCCACATCTACAAGCACATCCAG AAGATAACTTCTATACCTGTGAGGTTAATCTTGCTGGATATACCCCTTTCTGAGGCTTACTCCCAGGAATCTCTGGGAAAGCATGGCATAG CAATTGAGGTTGGTCCACAGCCACATGGGGTGGTCAGAGCTGATATCTACAATGCGATGAAAGAGGCAGTTGATCAGACACTAGACTGGGTCAAAGATTTCAACTCAG GAAGTGTCTTTGAAGGGGGTAAATTGGAGGTGTTCACTTTCATGAGTGTGGTTGACTACCCAAGACACCCTGAGACAAATCAAATCATGGCAGGTATCCACCCCCAACTACAG GACAGAGACTTCTGTCTTCTCCAGAAGGGGGACCCGATTTTTCTGTCGTTTTTGGGGGAAACGGTGCATTATGAAGGGGAAGAGCCACTCTATCCATTCTTTGTGAACGAAAGAGCATACTACGAGAAGAATATTGCCTTTCGCCTAGCACGGAAGAAAATGATAACTATTCCATGCTTGCAAGTGAATAAAGATTGA
- the cisd2 gene encoding CDGSH iron-sulfur domain-containing protein 2, translating to MVLDTISRIIKTQLPAYLKKLPLPETIGGFARLTVSEWLRLLPLLGILALLGYLTIRPFLPKKKKQRDSLINLKIQKENPKVVNEIDIEDLKSTNVCYCRCWRSKTFPVCDKSHIKHNELTGDNVGPLILKKKIL from the exons ATGGTGTTAGATACTATTTCGCGAATCATAAAAACGCAGCTTCCAGCCTATCTCAAGAAGCTTCCCCTCCCGGAGACGATCGGTGGATTTGCAAGACTAACAG TCTCAGAGTGGCTCCGGTTGCTGCCCCTCTTGGGAATCCTTGCTCTGCTAGGATATCTGACCATCCGGCCCTTCCTGcctaagaagaagaagcagagagacagcttGATCAACCTGAAGATCCAGAAAGAAAATCCCAAAGTTGTCAACGAGATTGATATTGAGGACCTGAAGAGCACCAACGTCTGTTACTGCCGTTGCTGGCGCTCCAAAACG TTTCCTGTTTGTGATAAatcacacataaaacacaatgAGTTGACGGGAGACAACGTGGGCCCTCTCATACTGAAGAAGAAGATTCTATAA
- the acy3.2 gene encoding N-acyl-aromatic-L-amino acid amidohydrolase (carboxylate-forming) B isoform X3 encodes MEQVSFPPLSRVAVCGGTHGNEMSGVYVVREMQRQKVEKVGSASVTTVISNPRAVEVCRRYTDTDLNRCFTDDILSSPVTDASPYEVGRAQELNLQLGPKGSAEAVDLLCDLHNTTSNMGLCIISYSFSDWVCLHIYKHIQKKITSIPVRLILLDIPLSEAYSQESLGKHGIGSVFEGGKLEVFTFMSVVDYPRHPETNQIMAGIHPQLQDRDFCLLQKGDPIFLSFLGETVHYEGEEPLYPFFVNERAYYEKNIAFRLARKKMITIPCLQVNKD; translated from the exons ATGGAACaggtctctttccctccattgtCCCGGGTTGCTGTCTGTGGTGGTACCCATGGCAACGAGATGTCAGGAGTGTATGTGGTGAGGGAGATGCAGAGGCAGAAGGTGGAGAAGGTGGGATCAGCTTCAGTTACCACAGTGATATCCAATCCGCGAGCTGTGGAGGTCTGCAGGAGATACACAGATACAGATCTCAATCGTTGTTTCACTGATGATATACTGAG CTCCCCGGTGACAGATGCCAGCCCATATGAAGTGGGTCGTGCCCAAGAGCTGAACCTCCAGCTGGGGCCCAAGGGGAGTGCAGAGGCTGTGGACTTGCTTTGTGACCTGCACAACACCACGTCCAACATGGGCCTCTGTATCATCTCCTATTCCTTCTCTGACTGGGTCTGCCTCCACATCTACAAGCACATCCAG AAGAAGATAACTTCTATACCTGTGAGGTTAATCTTGCTGGATATACCCCTTTCTGAGGCTTACTCCCAGGAATCTCTGGGAAAGCATGGCATAG GAAGTGTCTTTGAAGGGGGTAAATTGGAGGTGTTCACTTTCATGAGTGTGGTTGACTACCCAAGACACCCTGAGACAAATCAAATCATGGCAGGTATCCACCCCCAACTACAG GACAGAGACTTCTGTCTTCTCCAGAAGGGGGACCCGATTTTTCTGTCGTTTTTGGGGGAAACGGTGCATTATGAAGGGGAAGAGCCACTCTATCCATTCTTTGTGAACGAAAGAGCATACTACGAGAAGAATATTGCCTTTCGCCTAGCACGGAAGAAAATGATAACTATTCCATGCTTGCAAGTGAATAAAGATTGA